Proteins encoded by one window of Actinocorallia herbida:
- a CDS encoding LCP family protein produces the protein MADDDPVEQFFRPRPAGAEGPGGPVADDSGSWDAVAVDDDRAQKVAVAPPRSGGRRARGAVSARAAVRRRRLVAVTAAASALVLAGSGAGWAFQEYFKGKVQTLDLDMAGGAPRGAMNILLAGVDKRDGMSAKDIKRLHLGKEAGARSDTMMMVHVSADHDEVTIVSLPRDTLVTIPAHKDGDGKRIGAQQGKLTWAYAFGGAQLMKDTVEDATGMRVDHYVEVDFAGFLKVVDAVGGVQICTPQPIDDKASGLKLTAGTHHVDGATALAFARVRHGLGEDIGRMQRQQEFLSALLSTVLGKLKDPGSGPKVLGALLESVRVDSDLKKNLDAYAGQFKDVSLGNVRFAKVPLDDPAGTAQLGGVTQSVVIWDDTAADRMFQRIDDDEPAVEPVVTPTSTAKPLTVAPKDVSVVVRNGVGTVGLARNATDGLVKAGFRASWVIGVVQRKDTRSTVIRYGPARADSARTLAASIPFAKLQKVEALGTGLEVVVGSAWAKPKEVEIPGAEAAKVETRTASDNLCKA, from the coding sequence ATGGCCGACGACGACCCGGTCGAGCAGTTCTTCCGCCCGCGCCCCGCGGGCGCGGAAGGCCCCGGCGGCCCGGTGGCCGACGACAGCGGCAGCTGGGACGCGGTCGCGGTGGACGACGACCGAGCCCAGAAGGTCGCGGTCGCGCCGCCCCGCTCCGGTGGCCGTCGCGCCCGCGGCGCGGTCTCCGCGAGGGCCGCCGTGCGCCGGCGCCGCCTCGTGGCGGTCACCGCGGCCGCCTCGGCCCTGGTCCTCGCCGGATCCGGCGCCGGATGGGCGTTCCAGGAGTACTTCAAGGGCAAGGTCCAGACCCTCGACCTCGACATGGCGGGCGGCGCGCCGCGCGGCGCCATGAACATCCTGCTCGCCGGGGTCGACAAGCGCGACGGCATGAGCGCCAAGGACATCAAGCGCCTGCACCTGGGCAAAGAGGCCGGGGCCCGCTCCGACACCATGATGATGGTGCACGTCTCGGCGGACCACGACGAGGTCACGATCGTCAGCCTTCCGCGCGACACCCTCGTCACGATCCCCGCGCACAAGGACGGCGACGGCAAGCGGATCGGCGCCCAGCAGGGCAAGCTCACCTGGGCCTACGCGTTCGGCGGCGCCCAGCTGATGAAGGACACCGTCGAGGACGCCACCGGCATGCGGGTCGACCACTACGTCGAGGTCGACTTCGCCGGGTTCCTCAAGGTCGTCGACGCCGTCGGGGGCGTCCAGATCTGCACCCCGCAGCCGATCGACGACAAGGCGAGCGGCCTCAAGCTCACCGCGGGCACCCACCACGTCGACGGCGCGACCGCGCTGGCGTTCGCCCGGGTCCGGCACGGACTCGGCGAGGACATCGGCCGGATGCAGCGCCAGCAGGAGTTCCTGTCCGCGCTGCTCAGCACCGTGCTGGGCAAGCTCAAGGACCCGGGCAGCGGCCCCAAGGTGCTCGGCGCGCTGCTGGAGTCGGTGCGGGTCGACTCCGACCTCAAGAAGAACCTCGACGCCTATGCCGGGCAGTTCAAGGACGTCTCCCTCGGCAATGTCCGCTTCGCCAAGGTCCCGCTGGACGATCCGGCCGGGACGGCCCAGCTCGGCGGGGTCACCCAGTCCGTCGTGATCTGGGACGACACCGCGGCAGACCGGATGTTCCAGCGGATCGACGACGACGAGCCCGCGGTCGAACCCGTGGTCACCCCGACCTCGACGGCCAAGCCGCTGACCGTCGCGCCGAAGGACGTCAGCGTGGTCGTCCGCAACGGCGTCGGCACCGTCGGGCTGGCGCGCAACGCCACGGACGGACTGGTCAAGGCCGGGTTCCGGGCTTCGTGGGTGATCGGGGTGGTGCAGCGCAAGGACACCAGGTCCACGGTGATCCGGTACGGGCCCGCGCGCGCCGATTCGGCCCGCACCCTGGCCGCCTCGATCCCGTTCGCCAAGCTCCAGAAGGTCGAGGCGCTGGGCACGGGGCTCGAAGTCGTCGTCGGATCGGCCTGGG
- a CDS encoding glycosyltransferase family 2 protein: MNLPLHADGEPRTTWPAVSVVMPVLNEERHLADAVRHIMAQDYPGELELVLALGPSRDKTDRIAAALAQTDPRIVVTRNPTGRTPNGLNIAIKASQYSIIVRVDGHSLLPANYVRIAVQTMDSHGADNVGGLMDAQGVTAFEKAVARAMTSKFGVGNARFHTGGEAGEVETVYLGTFRRSALERVGGYDETFVRAQDWEMNHRIRQSGGKIWFTPEMRVTYRPRPNLKTLATQFFYTGRWRRVVGREHQGTLNLRYLAPPLAVLGILAGTVAGLFGFWPGWILPVGYFLAIPVGGTVMTAQGLPVKAKLLLPFVYATMHISWGLGFLTSPPGLGITKD, encoded by the coding sequence ATGAATCTGCCTCTCCACGCTGACGGCGAGCCGCGCACTACGTGGCCCGCCGTGTCCGTCGTCATGCCGGTGCTCAATGAGGAACGCCACCTCGCCGACGCCGTGCGCCACATCATGGCCCAGGACTACCCCGGTGAGCTGGAGCTGGTCCTCGCGCTCGGCCCCTCCCGGGACAAGACCGACAGGATCGCCGCGGCCCTCGCGCAGACCGATCCCCGGATCGTCGTCACGCGCAACCCCACGGGGCGCACCCCCAACGGGCTGAACATCGCGATCAAGGCGTCCCAGTACTCGATCATCGTCCGGGTCGACGGGCACTCACTGCTGCCCGCGAACTATGTCCGCATCGCCGTCCAGACCATGGACTCCCACGGCGCCGACAACGTCGGCGGACTGATGGACGCCCAGGGCGTCACCGCCTTCGAGAAGGCCGTCGCCCGTGCGATGACCTCGAAATTCGGGGTCGGGAACGCCAGGTTCCACACCGGCGGCGAGGCGGGCGAAGTCGAGACCGTCTACCTCGGCACGTTCCGGCGCAGCGCGCTGGAACGGGTCGGCGGGTACGACGAGACCTTCGTCCGGGCCCAGGACTGGGAGATGAACCATCGGATCCGCCAGTCCGGCGGCAAGATCTGGTTCACGCCCGAGATGCGGGTCACCTACCGGCCACGGCCCAACCTGAAGACGCTGGCCACCCAGTTCTTCTACACCGGGCGGTGGCGGCGGGTCGTCGGCCGCGAGCACCAGGGCACGCTGAACTTGCGCTACCTGGCGCCTCCCCTGGCCGTCCTCGGGATCTTGGCCGGGACCGTCGCAGGGCTGTTCGGGTTCTGGCCCGGGTGGATCCTGCCGGTCGGCTACTTCCTGGCGATCCCGGTCGGCGGGACCGTCATGACCGCCCAGGGACTGCCGGTGAAGGCGAAGCTGCTCCTGCCGTTCGTCTACGCGACGATGCACATCTCCTGGGGGCTCGGCTTCCTGACCAGCCCGCCCGGCCTCGGCATCACCAAGGACTGA
- a CDS encoding UDP-glucose dehydrogenase family protein, with translation MALKLTVIGAGYLGTTHAACMADLGYEVLALDVLPDRVDRLAAGDLPFYEPGLPEVLQRNLASGRLRFTTSYAEIAEFGDVHFVCVGTPQQKGDYAADVSHLDAAFSALAPLLTRECLIVGKSTVPVGTADRLAAKLADLAPSPDVALAWNPEFLREGFAVQDTLHPDRIVVGVRSARAEEVLREVYTHQIAEGIPFLTVDFPTAELVKVSANAFLATKISFINAMAEVCEATGADVTMLSKALAFDDRIGAKFLGPGLGFGGGCLPKDIRAFMARADELGVDQALSFLREVDAINIRRRLRMVDLARALLNGSFQGRKVCVLGAAFKPNSDDVRDSPALDVAAAIREEGADVTVYDPQALDNARKVQPTLSFGASALEAAQGSDIVLLLTEWQEFRDLDPEMLGSLVAARNVVDGRNALDAEVWRAAGWTYKALGRP, from the coding sequence GTGGCTCTGAAGCTCACGGTCATCGGTGCCGGGTACCTCGGCACGACGCATGCCGCGTGCATGGCCGATTTGGGGTACGAAGTACTGGCGCTCGATGTCCTGCCCGACCGGGTGGATCGGCTCGCGGCGGGGGATCTCCCGTTCTACGAGCCCGGCCTGCCCGAGGTGCTCCAGCGGAACCTGGCGTCCGGACGACTGAGGTTCACCACCTCCTACGCGGAGATCGCCGAATTCGGTGACGTGCACTTCGTCTGCGTGGGCACGCCCCAGCAGAAGGGCGACTACGCCGCGGACGTGTCCCACCTCGACGCCGCGTTCTCCGCGCTCGCGCCCCTGCTGACCCGCGAGTGCCTCATCGTGGGCAAGTCGACGGTCCCGGTGGGCACCGCGGACAGGCTCGCCGCCAAACTCGCCGACCTCGCTCCTTCCCCGGACGTGGCGCTGGCGTGGAACCCCGAGTTCCTGCGCGAGGGCTTCGCCGTCCAGGACACCCTGCACCCCGACCGGATCGTCGTCGGCGTGCGGTCCGCGCGGGCCGAGGAGGTCCTGCGCGAGGTCTACACGCACCAGATCGCCGAGGGCATCCCTTTCCTCACCGTGGACTTCCCGACGGCCGAACTCGTCAAGGTCTCGGCGAACGCGTTCCTCGCGACCAAGATCTCCTTCATCAACGCGATGGCCGAGGTATGCGAGGCCACAGGCGCCGACGTGACGATGCTGTCCAAGGCCCTCGCCTTCGACGACCGGATCGGCGCCAAGTTCCTCGGTCCCGGCCTCGGCTTCGGCGGCGGCTGCCTGCCCAAGGACATCCGCGCGTTCATGGCCCGCGCCGACGAGCTGGGCGTCGACCAGGCCCTGTCGTTCCTGCGCGAGGTCGACGCGATCAACATCCGCCGCCGCCTCCGGATGGTCGATCTCGCCCGCGCCCTGCTGAACGGATCGTTCCAGGGCCGCAAGGTCTGCGTGCTCGGCGCCGCGTTCAAGCCGAACTCCGACGACGTCCGTGACTCGCCGGCCCTCGACGTCGCCGCGGCGATCAGGGAGGAGGGCGCCGACGTCACCGTCTACGACCCTCAGGCGCTCGACAACGCCCGCAAGGTCCAGCCGACCCTCAGCTTCGGGGCCTCCGCCCTGGAGGCCGCCCAGGGCAGCGACATCGTCCTGCTGCTCACCGAGTGGCAGGAGTTCCGGGACCTCGACCCCGAGATGCTCGGCTCCCTCGTCGCCGCCCGCAACGTGGTCGACGGCCGCAACGCCCTCGACGCCGAGGTCTGGCGGGCCGCGGGCTGGACGTACAAGGCGCTCGGCCGCCCGTGA
- a CDS encoding acyl-CoA dehydrogenase, translating to MSSDFPAYAPTEEHELLRRTVRELADAKIAPFAAEVDEQARFPQEALDALRENDLQAVHVPEAYGGNGADALATVIVIEEVARACGSSSLIPAVNKLGTVPVLLSGSEELKKRYLAPVAQGEAMFSYALSEAEAGSDAAGMKTRAVRDGDHYVLNGAKMWITNAGVSEYYTVMAVTDASAGARGISAFVVEKADPGVSFGPKERKLGIKGSPTRQVILEDVRIPASRMIGAEGTGFKTALATLDHTRITIAAQALGLAQGALDYAIGYVKERKQFGKAIGDFQGVQFMIADMAMRLEAARQLTYHAAIKSERAMHGETVPDLTFVSSACKCLASDVAMDVTTDAVQLLGGYGYTSDFPVERMMRDAKITQIYEGTNQIQRMVMARQLLK from the coding sequence ATGAGCAGCGACTTCCCCGCCTACGCACCGACCGAGGAGCACGAGCTCCTGCGGCGGACCGTACGCGAACTCGCCGACGCCAAGATCGCCCCGTTCGCGGCGGAGGTCGACGAGCAGGCGCGGTTCCCCCAGGAGGCGCTGGACGCCCTCAGGGAGAACGACCTTCAGGCCGTCCACGTCCCCGAGGCCTACGGAGGCAACGGGGCGGACGCGCTCGCCACGGTGATCGTGATCGAGGAGGTCGCCCGCGCGTGCGGCTCATCCTCTCTCATTCCCGCCGTCAACAAGCTCGGCACGGTCCCCGTGCTCTTGTCCGGCTCCGAAGAACTGAAGAAACGTTACCTGGCCCCTGTGGCCCAGGGCGAAGCCATGTTCTCGTACGCGCTCTCGGAGGCGGAAGCGGGGTCCGACGCCGCGGGCATGAAGACCCGTGCCGTCCGCGACGGCGACCACTACGTCCTCAACGGCGCCAAGATGTGGATCACGAACGCCGGTGTGTCGGAGTACTACACGGTCATGGCCGTGACGGACGCGTCGGCCGGGGCCCGTGGGATCTCCGCGTTCGTCGTGGAGAAGGCAGACCCGGGCGTGTCCTTCGGGCCGAAGGAGCGGAAACTCGGCATCAAAGGTTCACCCACTCGTCAGGTGATCCTGGAGGACGTCCGGATCCCGGCCTCGCGCATGATCGGCGCCGAGGGCACCGGATTCAAGACCGCGCTGGCGACCCTCGACCACACCCGCATCACCATCGCCGCCCAGGCGCTCGGCCTCGCCCAGGGCGCCCTCGACTACGCGATCGGGTACGTCAAGGAGCGCAAGCAGTTCGGCAAGGCCATCGGCGACTTCCAGGGCGTCCAGTTCATGATCGCCGACATGGCCATGCGCCTTGAGGCCGCCCGCCAGCTCACCTACCACGCGGCCATCAAGTCCGAACGCGCCATGCACGGCGAGACCGTCCCGGACCTCACCTTCGTCTCCTCGGCCTGCAAATGCCTGGCCTCCGACGTCGCCATGGACGTCACCACCGACGCCGTCCAGCTCCTCGGCGGCTACGGCTACACCTCCGATTTCCCCGTCGAACGCATGATGCGCGACGCCAAGATCACCCAGATCTACGAGGGCACCAACCAGATCCAGCGCATGGTCATGGCCCGCCAGCTCCTCAAATAG
- a CDS encoding glycerophosphodiester phosphodiesterase — translation MMFDGGPTIIGHRGLGGGEGENTLASLLGAVEAGLSWVEIDVQRTADDRLVLAHDPVAEDGTFHVDALAGDRLTLEEVFAALPPEVGVDVDVKTVLEDALDPRTAPLLKDVLKEEARRRPLVVTSFDPSVLLALDGTGIPRGLLTWLWFPIGHAIASASGLGLEGIALHTASCDPTPKARPFADCVDIAHKAGLEVIVWTPKPDALEGYLPADALVVDDVPGTLRALGR, via the coding sequence ATGATGTTTGACGGCGGACCGACGATCATCGGGCATAGGGGACTTGGCGGGGGTGAGGGGGAGAACACCCTCGCGTCGCTGCTGGGGGCGGTCGAGGCGGGGTTGTCCTGGGTGGAGATCGATGTTCAGCGGACGGCCGATGATCGACTGGTCCTCGCGCACGACCCGGTCGCCGAGGACGGGACCTTTCACGTCGACGCCCTGGCCGGGGACCGGCTGACCTTGGAGGAGGTCTTCGCGGCCCTGCCGCCCGAGGTGGGCGTGGACGTGGACGTCAAGACCGTCTTGGAAGACGCCCTGGACCCGCGGACGGCCCCCCTCCTCAAGGACGTGCTCAAGGAGGAGGCCCGGCGGCGGCCCCTGGTCGTCACCAGCTTCGACCCGTCCGTGCTGCTGGCCTTGGACGGCACGGGGATCCCCCGGGGGCTGCTCACCTGGCTGTGGTTCCCGATCGGCCACGCGATCGCGTCGGCGTCCGGGCTCGGCCTGGAGGGCATCGCCCTGCACACCGCCTCTTGCGACCCGACCCCTAAGGCGCGGCCTTTCGCCGACTGCGTGGACATCGCCCACAAGGCCGGCCTTGAAGTCATCGTCTGGACCCCCAAGCCGGACGCCCTTGAGGGCTACCTTCCGGCCGACGCCCTGGTCGTCGACGACGTCCCGGGCACCCTGCGCGCGCTGGGCCGCTGA
- a CDS encoding 5-(carboxyamino)imidazole ribonucleotide synthase: MPVVGMVGGGQLARMTQQAAIALGVRLRVLAGDPEESAAQVCADVRLGSHTSLEDLMSFAEGCDVVTWDHEHVPGELIQALEAAGVVCRPGAAALLHAQDKLVMRERLSALGAPCPAYAAVHSTDDVTAFGEKHGWPVVLKATRGGYDGKGVWVVGSAAEAAEVIASGTALMAEEKVAFRRELAALVARSPHGQGAAYPVVETVQEDGICVEVVAPAEGLDPETAAFAQKLALGIAEELGVTGLLAVELFETADGVVVNELAMRPHNSGHWTTDGARTTQFEQHLRAVLDLPLGDTDGNAAWTVMGNLLGGEDPDIFERYEHVMAHDPGMKIHFYGKGVRPGRKIGHVNVSGDDLPRLRARAEHAALYLRDPGLVYPEEGK; the protein is encoded by the coding sequence ATGCCGGTTGTCGGGATGGTGGGCGGCGGTCAGCTCGCCCGGATGACGCAGCAGGCCGCGATCGCGCTGGGTGTGCGGTTGCGGGTCCTCGCGGGGGACCCGGAGGAGTCCGCGGCACAGGTGTGCGCGGATGTCCGGCTCGGGTCCCACACGTCCCTGGAGGATCTCATGTCCTTCGCCGAGGGCTGCGACGTGGTCACGTGGGACCACGAGCACGTGCCCGGCGAGCTCATCCAGGCGCTGGAGGCCGCGGGCGTCGTCTGCCGGCCCGGTGCGGCGGCGCTGCTGCACGCCCAGGACAAGCTGGTCATGCGCGAGAGGCTGTCGGCGCTCGGCGCGCCCTGCCCCGCGTACGCGGCGGTCCACTCGACCGACGATGTCACGGCGTTCGGCGAAAAGCACGGCTGGCCCGTGGTGCTGAAGGCCACACGCGGCGGCTACGACGGCAAGGGCGTGTGGGTCGTGGGCTCCGCCGCCGAGGCCGCGGAAGTGATCGCCAGCGGCACCGCGCTGATGGCCGAGGAGAAGGTCGCCTTCCGGCGGGAGCTCGCCGCGCTCGTCGCGCGCTCCCCGCACGGCCAGGGCGCCGCCTACCCCGTGGTGGAGACGGTCCAGGAGGACGGGATCTGCGTCGAGGTCGTCGCGCCCGCGGAGGGGCTGGACCCCGAGACCGCGGCGTTCGCCCAGAAGCTCGCGCTCGGGATCGCCGAGGAGCTCGGCGTCACCGGCCTGCTCGCGGTCGAGCTGTTCGAGACCGCGGACGGCGTGGTCGTCAACGAACTGGCCATGCGTCCGCACAACTCGGGCCACTGGACCACCGACGGCGCCCGCACCACCCAGTTCGAGCAGCACCTGCGCGCGGTCCTCGACCTGCCCTTGGGCGACACCGACGGCAACGCCGCCTGGACGGTCATGGGCAACCTCCTCGGCGGCGAGGACCCGGACATCTTCGAGCGCTACGAGCACGTCATGGCGCACGACCCGGGGATGAAGATCCACTTTTACGGCAAGGGCGTCCGGCCCGGCCGGAAGATCGGACATGTGAACGTCTCGGGGGATGATCTTCCGAGGTTGCGGGCAAGGGCCGAACATGCGGCTCTCTACCTGCGCGACCCAGGACTGGTCTACCCGGAAGAGGGGAAGTAG
- the purE gene encoding 5-(carboxyamino)imidazole ribonucleotide mutase — translation MGSDSDWPVMKAAADALTEFGVPFEADVISAHRMPLDMIEYGTEAAARGLKVIIAGAGGAAHLPGMLASVTTLPVVGVPVPLKYLDGMDSLLSIVQMPAGVPVATVAVGAARNAGLLAVRILSTGDAELQRKMLEFQQDLYGQAKAKGAKLRDSL, via the coding sequence ATGGGCAGCGACTCGGACTGGCCGGTGATGAAGGCCGCGGCCGACGCCCTGACCGAGTTCGGGGTGCCGTTCGAGGCCGACGTCATCTCGGCGCACCGGATGCCGCTCGACATGATCGAGTACGGCACCGAGGCGGCCGCCCGGGGCCTCAAGGTGATCATCGCGGGGGCCGGCGGCGCTGCCCACCTGCCCGGCATGCTCGCCAGCGTGACCACGCTCCCGGTGGTCGGCGTACCGGTACCGTTGAAGTACCTGGACGGCATGGACTCGCTCCTGTCGATCGTCCAGATGCCGGCGGGCGTGCCCGTGGCGACGGTCGCCGTGGGAGCCGCGCGCAATGCGGGACTGCTCGCCGTTCGGATACTGTCCACCGGCGACGCCGAACTCCAGCGAAAGATGCTGGAGTTCCAGCAGGATCTCTACGGTCAGGCGAAGGCAAAGGGCGCGAAGCTGCGCGACAGCCTCTGA
- a CDS encoding GtrA family protein translates to MSIRGITGTLRGWLRAIAREFAKFGSVGAIAFVITTLLFNLFRHLEIGPVTSITVATVIATTFSYFANRHWTFQHRERSGLRREYVLFFGLNGVGLVITQLFIVASHYGLGYNGKIADNVAMVLGTGAATVFRFWSYRRWVFVPGPSATSQSAEAPLTLPSTDLAAQPVQGPSGAPLGYAAPIRPVR, encoded by the coding sequence GTGAGCATCCGCGGGATCACCGGAACCTTGCGTGGATGGCTGCGCGCCATCGCACGCGAGTTCGCCAAGTTCGGCAGTGTCGGGGCGATCGCGTTCGTCATCACGACGCTGCTGTTCAACCTGTTCCGGCACCTGGAGATCGGCCCGGTCACCTCGATCACGGTCGCCACCGTGATCGCGACGACGTTCTCGTACTTCGCGAACCGGCACTGGACCTTCCAGCACCGTGAGCGCAGCGGGCTGCGGCGTGAGTACGTGCTGTTCTTCGGGCTGAACGGCGTGGGCCTGGTGATCACGCAGCTGTTCATCGTCGCGAGCCACTACGGGCTCGGCTACAACGGCAAGATCGCCGACAACGTGGCGATGGTGCTCGGCACCGGGGCGGCGACGGTCTTCCGCTTCTGGTCCTACCGGCGCTGGGTCTTCGTGCCCGGCCCCTCTGCCACGTCTCAGTCGGCCGAGGCCCCCCTGACGCTCCCGAGCACCGATCTGGCCGCGCAACCCGTCCAGGGTCCCTCTGGGGCTCCCCTGGGGTACGCGGCCCCGATCAGACCGGTCCGCTGA
- a CDS encoding ATP-binding protein, whose amino-acid sequence MRRRILLSTLGVAVTAILLLGIPLAWVVSKLIYDDAKQSLNITAAGLIKEVEVPLGRGERPDPGQIARAYPHLYIEIRLPDGSTETAGRAIPGETMSATSTTDDITVTVHRAYAEVRDEVLRQLLLIASLILLGVAIATVLAILLARRLTLPLVDLVETAERLGTGNARPRRRRYGIPEVDTVAEVLDTSAVRIADLLASSREFASDASHQLRTPLTALTMRLEEMVEAADYPDVVREEGQAALAQAERLVAVVEQLLARAKHDRTGQAVPTAIDLVIEQQIEEWRPIFAREGRAIHLEGDADLVSVVTPSCLSQILATLLDNSLMHGSGTVTLATRLTRQNVVVEVGDEGPGVAPELAKKIFERSVSGAGGTGLGLYLARSLAAVDGGRLELVQARPAVFAFFMRRREEARLAHERVVSGPV is encoded by the coding sequence ATGAGGCGCCGGATCCTGCTGTCGACGCTGGGCGTGGCGGTGACGGCGATCCTGTTGCTCGGGATCCCGCTGGCCTGGGTCGTCAGCAAACTGATCTACGACGACGCCAAGCAGAGCCTGAACATCACCGCGGCGGGACTGATCAAGGAGGTCGAGGTCCCGCTCGGTCGAGGTGAGCGGCCGGATCCCGGGCAGATCGCCCGGGCCTATCCCCATCTGTACATCGAGATCAGGCTGCCGGACGGCTCCACCGAGACGGCGGGCAGGGCGATCCCGGGCGAGACGATGAGCGCCACGAGCACGACCGACGACATCACCGTCACCGTCCACCGGGCGTACGCCGAGGTCAGGGACGAGGTTCTGCGACAGCTCCTGCTGATCGCCAGCCTCATCCTGCTCGGCGTGGCCATCGCGACGGTGCTGGCGATCCTGCTGGCCAGACGGCTGACCCTGCCGTTGGTCGACCTCGTGGAGACCGCGGAACGGCTCGGCACCGGCAACGCGCGGCCGCGCCGCCGCAGGTACGGCATCCCCGAGGTCGACACGGTGGCGGAGGTGCTGGACACCAGCGCCGTCCGGATCGCCGATCTGCTGGCGTCCAGCCGGGAGTTCGCCTCCGACGCCAGCCACCAGCTCCGCACGCCGCTCACCGCGCTGACGATGCGGCTGGAGGAGATGGTCGAGGCCGCCGACTACCCGGATGTGGTCCGCGAGGAGGGCCAGGCCGCCCTCGCCCAGGCGGAGCGGCTGGTGGCGGTGGTCGAGCAGCTGCTGGCCCGGGCCAAGCACGACCGGACGGGCCAGGCCGTACCGACCGCGATCGACCTCGTGATCGAGCAGCAGATCGAGGAGTGGCGGCCGATCTTCGCCAGGGAGGGCCGCGCGATCCATCTGGAGGGCGACGCCGACCTCGTGTCGGTCGTCACGCCGAGCTGCCTGTCGCAGATCCTCGCGACGCTGCTGGACAACTCGCTCATGCACGGCTCCGGAACCGTCACCCTCGCGACCCGGCTCACCCGTCAGAACGTCGTGGTGGAGGTGGGCGACGAAGGGCCGGGGGTCGCCCCGGAGCTGGCCAAGAAGATCTTCGAGCGGAGCGTCAGCGGGGCCGGCGGCACCGGCCTCGGGCTGTACCTGGCGCGCTCACTCGCCGCGGTCGACGGCGGCAGGTTGGAGCTGGTCCAGGCCCGGCCCGCGGTCTTCGCGTTCTTCATGCGGCGGCGGGAGGAGGCCCGCCTGGCGCACGAGAGGGTCGTCAGCGGACCGGTCTGA
- a CDS encoding response regulator transcription factor: MTSVLLAEDDTSISEPLARALRREGYSVEVSPDGPQALERALGGGVDLIVLDLGLPELDGLEVARRVRSEGHGVPILILTARADEVDTVVGLDAGADDYVTKPFRLAELLARVRALLRRGSTETPIVQGVRIDAESRRAWMGETELQLTTKEFDLLRVLVRDAGKVVTREQIMREVWDTNWWGSTKTLDMHISWLRRKLGDDAASPRYITTVRGVGFRFERGD; this comes from the coding sequence ATGACCTCAGTACTGCTCGCCGAGGACGACACGTCCATCTCCGAGCCTCTCGCCCGCGCGCTGCGCCGCGAGGGGTACAGCGTCGAAGTGAGCCCCGACGGACCGCAGGCCCTGGAGCGGGCCCTGGGCGGGGGCGTCGACCTCATCGTGCTCGACCTCGGCCTGCCCGAGCTGGACGGCCTGGAGGTGGCCCGCCGGGTCCGCTCCGAGGGGCACGGGGTGCCCATCCTGATCCTCACCGCCCGCGCGGACGAGGTGGACACCGTCGTCGGCCTCGACGCCGGCGCCGACGACTACGTCACCAAGCCGTTCCGGCTCGCCGAACTGCTCGCCCGGGTGCGCGCGCTGCTGCGCCGGGGCAGCACCGAGACGCCGATAGTGCAGGGCGTCCGCATCGACGCCGAGTCCCGCCGGGCGTGGATGGGCGAGACCGAGCTCCAGCTCACCACCAAGGAGTTCGATCTCCTGCGGGTGCTCGTCCGCGACGCGGGCAAGGTGGTCACCCGCGAGCAGATCATGCGCGAGGTCTGGGACACCAACTGGTGGGGCTCCACCAAGACGCTCGACATGCACATCTCCTGGCTGCGCCGCAAACTGGGAGACGACGCCGCGAGCCCCCGCTACATCACCACGGTCCGCGGGGTCGGCTTCCGGTTCGAGCGGGGGGACTGA
- a CDS encoding (2Fe-2S)-binding protein: MYVCVCNAVTEEAVHTCLASGAQNTRQVKDGCGMKPGCGTCTKRIRAMLSEWKTANELLDAMTGGPATLHSVPDDDSVPAEAPAADLVPAEEALPAETVTRPELPAAPARRFGRPVREVRNPAA, from the coding sequence ATGTACGTGTGCGTCTGCAACGCGGTGACCGAGGAAGCGGTTCACACCTGCCTCGCCTCCGGCGCGCAGAACACGCGGCAGGTCAAGGACGGCTGCGGCATGAAGCCGGGATGCGGCACCTGCACCAAGCGGATCCGCGCGATGCTCAGCGAGTGGAAGACCGCGAACGAGCTGCTGGACGCGATGACCGGCGGCCCCGCGACGCTGCACTCCGTGCCGGACGACGACTCGGTGCCCGCGGAGGCTCCCGCGGCGGACCTGGTCCCCGCCGAGGAGGCGCTGCCCGCCGAGACCGTCACCCGGCCCGAGCTTCCCGCCGCCCCCGCGCGCCGGTTCGGACGGCCCGTCAGGGAGGTGAGGAACCCGGCAGCCTGA